AGCATACTTTGGTACAGTTTCCAAAGGCTTTCGGGAGGGTTCTCTTTGACGGTATGCCCGACTTGCAGATCGTAGCCGGCTAGAGTCCCAGCAGACTCAGGATCTCCTCTTGCCGGACGGGGCCGTGTCTCACAATGACGGGTGGACTTATGGTCACGTCCACGACAGTAGACGGACTCCCGGCGGCCACAGGTCCGCCATCCAGCACGACGTCCACCTGACCTCCCAGTTGGCGCAGTACCTCATCAGCGTCCAAGGGATCTTTGCCTCCGGAACGGTTTGCGCTGGTTCCGGTCACAGGACCGCCGAACTGCCGGATCAGGGTCAGCGCAATCGCCGCATCGGGGACCCTGAGGCCGATCCGATCGGTCCCGGCGGTCAGCAGCGAGCAGATCGTGCCGGGCGCCGGCACGACGAGGGTAAGCGGTCCCGGCCACCAGCGCTCAGCCAGCCGGACGGCCGCCTCAGGCAGTTCACCGACACACCGGATCGCCATCGTAAGATCGGCGACCAACAGTAGGATCGGATTCGTCGGCTTGCGGCCTTTCGCGATAAACACACGCTCAATCGCCGACGGGTTTGAGGCATCGGCGCCGAGGGCGTATAGAGTATCGGTGGGAAACGCCACCAGACCGCCCTGACGAAGCACCGAGACCGCGTGCGCAAACGCAGATGCTGAGGGAGCCTCTGGCGCGACGCAACGCCTCACAGCTTGGCCGTCCGGTCGGTCACCTGTTCGCATCATCGTCAAGATGGCAGCAAACCTTGAACATTGAACATTGCACGTTGAACGTTATTCCCCAAGGTAGGCGCTTCGAATATCACCGTTGGCCAGAAGGTTTTCCGCGTCATCGCTCAGCACGATCCGACCGACCTCCATCACGTACCCTTTCGCCGCAATCCCCAGCGCCATATGCGCGTTTTGCTCGACCAGCAGAATCGTTGTGGATTGGGCATTAATCTCCCGAATCACCTCAAAGATGGTCTCCACCAATTTGGGGGCCAGTCCCAATGAGGGTTCATCCAATAGCAGAAGCCGCGGGCGCCCCATCAGGGCGCGGCCGATGGCCAGCATCTGCTGTTCCCCTCCGGAAAGCGTCCCGCCCGGTTGGGATCGCCGATCTTTGAGAAGCGGGAACAGTTCGAAGACCCGATCCAGGTCGTGATGGATCTCGGCGGCGCCAGCGCGGGTATAGGCGCCCATCTCCAAATTTTCCAGGACGGTCAGCGTGGAAAAGATCCGCCGCCCCTCCGGGACCTGCGAGATGCCGCGCTTGACGATGGCATGGGTTGGAAGGTACGTCAATTCCTCGCCTTCGAAGCTGATCCGTCCGCTGGTCGGTCTCAGGATTCCGGAAATCGCCATCAACGTCGACGATTTCCCGGCGCCGTTGGCACCGATCAAGGTGACGATCTGACCCTGCTGCACCTCAAGGCTGATACCCTTGAGGGCATGGATGGCGCCGTAATGGAGATGCACCTCGTGCAGGTTAAGCATGCAGCGACTCTTTTCCCAGATAAGCGCCGATCACCCTGGAATCCGCCTTGATTGCTGCCGGTGTGCCTTCGGCGATCGTGATCCCGTGATCGAGAACCACGATCCGTTCCGAGATGCCCATCACCAGTTTCATATGGTGCTCAATGAGGAGAACGGTGATGCCGCGGGCGCGAATCGCATAGATCAGGTCCATGAGGGCGTTGGTCTCCTGGGGATTCATTCCGGCCGCCGGCTCATCCAGAAGCAAGAGGGTCGGATCGCTCGCCATCGCCCTCGCGATCTCAAGCCGCCGCTGGTCGCCATAGGGAAGCTGGCTCGCCCACAGATCACCCTTATCCTCGAGACCCACGAACTGAAGCAGTTCATACGCCTTTGCCGCCGACCTCTCTTCTTCGGCAATCACGTTTTTCGGTCTGATCACCGCGCCGATCACCCCGGCCCGCATCCGGCAGTGGCCCCCTACCATCACGTTCTCGATCACCGTCATATCGTGAAACAGCCGGATGTTTTGAAAGGTGCGGCTTATCCCCTTAGCAGCCACGTGGTGCGGCCTCAGACCGACCAGGTTCTGTCCGCGGTAACGGACCTCTCCGGACGTTGGTGCAAAGAGACCTGTGACGGCATTAAAAAAGGTCGTTTTTCCGGCCCCGTTGGGTCCGATCAGACTGACAATCTCCCCCGCCTTCACACTGAGGTCGACCATGTCCAGCGCGCGGAGTCCGCCGAAATCCACCGACAGCTTTCGGGTTTCGAGCAGCATCATGTCCGCGTCGTTCGAGCGCGGTGAGACCGAATCGATCCGCTCTGAGCCCGTCGATCGGGCTATAGACCCGCTTACCGCTGAGGCGCGCAATACCTCTCTGCGCCACAAGGGGACCGCGCGGCGGCGCGCGGTGAGCAGCCCCTTCGGCCGCATGACCATCATCCCGACCATGGCCGCTCCAAAGACCAACATACGGTACAGCGCGAATTGCCGCATCATCTCAGGCAGGATCAGCAGCATCGCCGCCCCAAGGATCACTCCCGGCACGCTGCCCATCCCGCCGAGCACGACCATGCAGAGGACAAGCACCGATTCGAAGAACGTGAAGCTCTCCGGCGAGATGAACGTCATCTTGCTTGCAAAGAAGACGCCCGCGAGTCCCGCCCACGTTGCGCCAAGCCCGAACGCGAGAAGCTTGGTCTTGACCAGGTCGATGCCCATCGCCTCGGCGGCTACCTCGTCATCGCGCATGGCGGTCCAGGCTCGGCCGAGACGCGACTGATTCAGTCGACCGACGGCGAAGATGGTCAGCAGAACGACCGCCAGGATCAGGTAGTAGTAGTGAATCGGGTGGGAAAAGGCAAACCCGAACAGGCTCGGACGCGCGATGCCGATGATCCCGTTGGGCCCGCCCGTCACGCCGTCCCAGTTGTTCAGCACAATCCGGATCATCTCGCCGAATCCCAGCGTGACAATCGCCAGATAGTCTCCCCGCAGACGCAGGGCCGGGAAACCGAGCAGGACGCCGAGGACAGCCGCCAGAACCGCCCCGAGCGGCAGGACCTGCCAGAACGACAAGTCGAGCCGGGTTGCGAGCAGGCCGTACGCATAGGCCCCTACCGCATAAAACGCGATGAAGCCGAGATTCAGCAGCCCCGCCAGGCCCACCACAATGTTGAGCCCGAGCGCCAGCGTCGCATAGATCCCCACCTGGGTCAGCACATCTATATAATACCGGTTCAGACCAAGGGGAATCACCACCGCAGCGGCGAGCGCCGGTACGTATAGCAAGCGGCGATCGATCCGCCGGCTCAGACCACGAACTGTGGCCCCGCCGGCCTCCATCAGGCGTTCCGTCCAGACCGGAGACAGCCGCCGCGATTGAGTTATGAACCACTGCGCCAAGCCGAGCAGCACCACAACGCCGACGACCATGAGTGGACGTTCCAGACCGAAATACGGCGCGTCCAGCTCCATCATGAGCGGCAGCGACAGCAGTCCCAGCCACAGACCGGTCAGGACGATTCTCGCCAGCGGGCGGCGATATAATGGAAGGGAATGCGATAAGGCTCGCATGGTTTCTGCGCTAGGCGCGTTTTGAGGTATTCGCACCCAACAGCCCGTTAGGACGAAAGATCAGTACAAGGATCAGGATGGCAAATGCAAACACATCTTTGTACTCACTGGAGATATAGCCCGCCCCCAGACTCTCAATAAGGCCCAACAGGATTCCTCCCAGCATCGCGCCTGGAATGCTGCCGATCCCCCCGAGCACGGCGGCGGTAAATGCCTTGATGCCGGCGATGTAGCCGATAGAAAAATTGATCAGGCCGTAGTACATCCCAACCATCACGCCGGCTATTGCCGCGAGCGCCGATCCGATAAGGAAGGTCACGCTGATCACCCGGTTCACATCGATGCCGACCAGCTCGGCCATCTGCTTATCCTGGGCGGTGGCCCGCATCGCCTTCCCGATCTTTGTCCGGCGCACCAGCAGGTGAAGTCCGATCATCATCAGGACCGAGGTGGCCATAATGAACATCTGGATCGCACTGATCCTGCCACCCGGCAGGTCGATCCCGCCCTGGATGAACAGCTCAGGGAATCCTTTGTCCCTGGGCCCCTGAGCCAGCATGACGAAATTCTGCAGGAAGATCGAGACCCCCAAGGCGCTGATGAGGGGCGACAGACGCGGGGCTGTACGCAAGGGTCTGTAGGCCAGCCGCTCAATCGTCATGCCGGTGGCGCCGCAAAAGACGATCGCCGCCATCATCATGCACACGAGGGTGACGCCGGAATCCGGGGATGTCAGTTGCAGCGTGGTCAGCAGGCTGAAGGTGATGATGCCGATGTAGGCACCCAGCATATAGATTTCGCCGTGGGCAAAGTTGATCAGCTCGATGATCCCATAGACCATCGTATAACCGAGTGCGATCAGCGCATAGACGCTGCCAAGTGTCAGCCCGTTGACCAACTGTTGAAGCAGCATATCTCCTCAACGCAAAGGGAGGGAAGAGATGGCTCCCTTCCCTCCCTTACGCCACACCGACACTTCTGTGCCTACTGAAGTTCCACAAACTTCCCGTTCTTCACCTCCCAGACGACGTAGGGCGACACCAGCACGTCGCCCTTTTTGTCGAACTGGATCGGTCCGAGAGCGGTTTTCCATTTCGTCGCCCTGATATGCTCCGCGATCTTGACGCTATCGACAGAGTGAGTTGCGGCAATCGCCTCAAAGAGGAGCACCGCAGCCACATAGCTATACACAGTGTAGGCCCCCACGGCGGTCCCAAACTTTTGTTTGTGCCGTTGAATGACCTCCTGGGCTTCCTTGATCTTCGTCTGATCCGGGGTAAAGGTAATAAAGGCGCCCTCGGCAGCCTTGCCGGCAATCTCAATGAACTCTTTGGCCCAGACGCCGTCGCCGCTGATAAAGACCGTCTTCATCCCCAGCTCGCGCATCTGCTTCGTGAGCATGACGGCCTCCGGATAAATACCGCCGTAAAACAGGGCTTCCGGTTGGCGCTGCCTGACCGCCGTGAGAACCGGTCGATAGTCTTTTTCACCCTGTGTGACGCTTCCGTAATAGACCGGCTTAATCCCGGCCTTCTCCAGCGCCTTCACCGTCTCATCGGCCAGCCCCTGTCCGTATGTGGTCTTGTCGTGCAGGACCGCGACCTTCGTCTTCTTCAGTTTCTTTGCAATGAAGTTGGCCGCCACACCGCCCTGCTGGTCATCCCGGCCGCACACCCGGAAGACGTTCCACAGACCGCGCTCGGTGAATTGCGGATTGGTCGACGCGGGTGTAAGCTGCACGACGTTGCCGTCGCGATAGATGTTCGAGGCTGGAATCGAGCAACTGCTGTTGAAGTGCCCGATCACCCCGGCGACCCCTTCATTGACAAACTTGTTGGCGACCGCGACCGCCTGTTTCGGATCGTGTTGGTCGTCACCCCAGACGATCTCGATCTTCTGCCCGAGCAGCCCTCCCTTAGCGTTCCACTCCTCAACGGCGATGATGGCGCCGTTCTTCAGCTCCTGCCCCAAGGCGCCCTGATCGCCGGTCAGCGGCCCGGCTACCCCAACTTTGATCGTCCCGGCCGCATCAGCATTTGCGGTAATAAGCAGGATCAGCGCCAGAGCCTTCCAGAACCACACCCACTGCCGTCCCATCCGCCCCTCCTCGATCGAAGTCGTGGACACCTTCCGCGCGACAGATCCGAATTCCGGCAAACAGTCTACCAATAAGCACTTACCGGCGCAACCGTATTGCTCGCTCTAATAACCGCGCACCCCTTCCCTCTTACCCGTTATTGGTTAGAAAGTCCCCCGTCTGCGTCATTGCGAGGCGAAGCCGAAGCAATCTCACAATATTTCAGAACAACGACGGTGAGATTGCCGCGCTCCCGTTGGTCGCTCGCAATGACGAGCCGGCGAGTGACTTGGCATCGCAACAAACTTTCATCCCCATAGGCGCACGGCCGGCGCATGGGCTATCGCGAGCGACCGACGGGAGCGGATGGCGACAGGCGGGGCGAAGACCAGACGGGACGGAACGCTCAGGCCGGTTTCTCGATCCGTGCCAGTGCCCAGCAGAGATACCGCCGGTACAGGTCAAGGGCCGGGATCTCGCGCCTCGACTCAACCACGAAGCACCTCCAGGTTCTCGCGACGGAATTTGCTCGTGTCTGCGTACAGAAAAAAGGCGCGATCCTGTTCCCGATCAAACAGCCCGTCCGGCGCCTCGAACAGGCAGACTCCCGCGCGAAAGACCTCGAACCGTATCAGCGGCGAGGCAGACGTCGTCAGCACGAGCAGATCCACGGCACGAGGCGCCAGTACCGATTCGAGGGCCGCCAGCCACCGCCCCTCTTCCAGCAGATCAGGCACCGTGCCCGGCATCACCGCCAGATCCAGATCCCGTCCGCCACTCCCCGTCGCGGCCGAGCCGAACAGCACCACCAAACGCCAGCCGAACCGCCGCGCCAACCCGGTGATCGCATCGCGCTGCTCGCTTAGCAGAGGATCCATCGATCAGACCTTCCTCTCTTGCATTGAACGCCGTTCCCAGTCTCCACTCCCCGTCACGCATCTTACCACATCGGAAATGCAAGATTCACAAATTGAAGATTCAAGAGGCAAGACGCCAGAGAGACAACGGGGACCTCATGGTCTTTGTCTTCCATTTTCCATTTTCAATCTTGAACCCCCCGGTCCAATCCCTTCTTCGTCAGGGCATTTCTCCAGACACCTCGTGATCGTGGGTCGTGCTCGTGAAAGTTCCGGTCACGGTCACGTGTCACGAACACGGCTGTTCGGTGCCAATCCCTTCTTCGTCAGGGCGGCCTCCCCCCCTGCGTCATTGCGAGCGCAGCGAAGCAATCTCACCGTCTTTCAGCCCGGCCACGACGGTCAGATTACCGCGCTCCCTTCGGTCGCTCGCAATGACCATGCGGGGGCGTTGGTAACGTTCCTCCTTCATCACCGCCGCGCCTGGAGGGATCAGTGATGCAGTGAAGAAACACCAGCTCTTTTCTTCCCCTCACTCTCTCACTTCCCTGCCCTAGTCCCTCCGGCCCCCGGCCGCCGTTTCAATCCCTTCTTCGTCAGGGCACTTCTTCGAACGTTGTTTTTGACGGTATGGAGGGGGTTGGCAAGACCACGTTTCAATCCCTTCTTCATCAGGGCATTTCTTCG
This DNA window, taken from Candidatus Methylomirabilis lanthanidiphila, encodes the following:
- a CDS encoding amino acid ABC transporter ATPase → MRALSHSLPLYRRPLARIVLTGLWLGLLSLPLMMELDAPYFGLERPLMVVGVVVLLGLAQWFITQSRRLSPVWTERLMEAGGATVRGLSRRIDRRLLYVPALAAAVVIPLGLNRYYIDVLTQVGIYATLALGLNIVVGLAGLLNLGFIAFYAVGAYAYGLLATRLDLSFWQVLPLGAVLAAVLGVLLGFPALRLRGDYLAIVTLGFGEMIRIVLNNWDGVTGGPNGIIGIARPSLFGFAFSHPIHYYYLILAVVLLTIFAVGRLNQSRLGRAWTAMRDDEVAAEAMGIDLVKTKLLAFGLGATWAGLAGVFFASKMTFISPESFTFFESVLVLCMVVLGGMGSVPGVILGAAMLLILPEMMRQFALYRMLVFGAAMVGMMVMRPKGLLTARRRAVPLWRREVLRASAVSGSIARSTGSERIDSVSPRSNDADMMLLETRKLSVDFGGLRALDMVDLSVKAGEIVSLIGPNGAGKTTFFNAVTGLFAPTSGEVRYRGQNLVGLRPHHVAAKGISRTFQNIRLFHDMTVIENVMVGGHCRMRAGVIGAVIRPKNVIAEEERSAAKAYELLQFVGLEDKGDLWASQLPYGDQRRLEIARAMASDPTLLLLDEPAAGMNPQETNALMDLIYAIRARGITVLLIEHHMKLVMGISERIVVLDHGITIAEGTPAAIKADSRVIGAYLGKESLHA
- the ywlC gene encoding Threonylcarbamoyl-AMP synthase — translated: MMRTGDRPDGQAVRRCVAPEAPSASAFAHAVSVLRQGGLVAFPTDTLYALGADASNPSAIERVFIAKGRKPTNPILLLVADLTMAIRCVGELPEAAVRLAERWWPGPLTLVVPAPGTICSLLTAGTDRIGLRVPDAAIALTLIRQFGGPVTGTSANRSGGKDPLDADEVLRQLGGQVDVVLDGGPVAAGSPSTVVDVTISPPVIVRHGPVRQEEILSLLGL
- a CDS encoding amino acid ABC transporter ATPase, translating into MLNLHEVHLHYGAIHALKGISLEVQQGQIVTLIGANGAGKSSTLMAISGILRPTSGRISFEGEELTYLPTHAIVKRGISQVPEGRRIFSTLTVLENLEMGAYTRAGAAEIHHDLDRVFELFPLLKDRRSQPGGTLSGGEQQMLAIGRALMGRPRLLLLDEPSLGLAPKLVETIFEVIREINAQSTTILLVEQNAHMALGIAAKGYVMEVGRIVLSDDAENLLANGDIRSAYLGE
- a CDS encoding high-affinity branched-chain amino acid ABC transporter (substrate-binding protein), translated to MGRQWVWFWKALALILLITANADAAGTIKVGVAGPLTGDQGALGQELKNGAIIAVEEWNAKGGLLGQKIEIVWGDDQHDPKQAVAVANKFVNEGVAGVIGHFNSSCSIPASNIYRDGNVVQLTPASTNPQFTERGLWNVFRVCGRDDQQGGVAANFIAKKLKKTKVAVLHDKTTYGQGLADETVKALEKAGIKPVYYGSVTQGEKDYRPVLTAVRQRQPEALFYGGIYPEAVMLTKQMRELGMKTVFISGDGVWAKEFIEIAGKAAEGAFITFTPDQTKIKEAQEVIQRHKQKFGTAVGAYTVYSYVAAVLLFEAIAATHSVDSVKIAEHIRATKWKTALGPIQFDKKGDVLVSPYVVWEVKNGKFVELQ
- a CDS encoding branched-chain amino acid transporter permease subunit LivH, whose amino-acid sequence is MLLQQLVNGLTLGSVYALIALGYTMVYGIIELINFAHGEIYMLGAYIGIITFSLLTTLQLTSPDSGVTLVCMMMAAIVFCGATGMTIERLAYRPLRTAPRLSPLISALGVSIFLQNFVMLAQGPRDKGFPELFIQGGIDLPGGRISAIQMFIMATSVLMMIGLHLLVRRTKIGKAMRATAQDKQMAELVGIDVNRVISVTFLIGSALAAIAGVMVGMYYGLINFSIGYIAGIKAFTAAVLGGIGSIPGAMLGGILLGLIESLGAGYISSEYKDVFAFAILILVLIFRPNGLLGANTSKRA